The following proteins are encoded in a genomic region of Sorangiineae bacterium MSr12523:
- a CDS encoding isochorismatase family protein yields the protein MDRLTADSSVLVVVDVQERLAAAMPTDTMAQLVQNAEILLEAAARLRIPVLVSEQYKKGLGPTVSPLRERLAGMGVEPIEKIDFDACAEPAFARALTGTHARQAVVLGMEAHICVFQTARELSRRGYTTYVVEDAVASRREENRAAGLSLVARAGAIPTVTEAVAFDWLGRAGSEDFKAISRLVK from the coding sequence ATGGATCGACTCACCGCAGATAGCAGCGTGCTCGTGGTGGTGGACGTTCAAGAGCGTCTGGCCGCGGCCATGCCGACGGACACGATGGCGCAGCTGGTTCAGAACGCCGAGATCCTCTTGGAGGCGGCTGCGCGTCTGCGCATCCCCGTGCTCGTGAGCGAGCAATACAAGAAGGGGCTCGGCCCCACCGTGAGCCCCCTGAGGGAACGGCTCGCGGGCATGGGCGTCGAGCCCATCGAAAAGATCGACTTCGACGCCTGTGCGGAGCCCGCATTCGCACGCGCCCTCACCGGGACGCATGCCCGTCAGGCGGTGGTGCTCGGGATGGAAGCACACATCTGCGTGTTCCAGACCGCGCGCGAGCTTTCGCGCCGGGGCTACACGACCTACGTCGTCGAGGATGCCGTCGCCTCACGCCGCGAAGAGAACCGCGCCGCGGGTCTGTCACTCGTCGCCCGTGCGGGCGCCATCCCCACCGTCACCGAGGCGGTGGCCTTCGACTGGCTCGGCCGCGCCGGCAGCGAAGACTTCAAGGCCATTTCACGCCTGGTGAAATAG
- a CDS encoding sigma-54 dependent transcriptional regulator has protein sequence MQGPEASEPPSSVATNDGDITVLVVDDERSNVESLQKIFVRENMRVLSAFDAKQALEQVRSHRINVVLTDLMMPGTTGLELLRAVKQVTPEVEVVLMTAYGSVEAAVSAMREGAYDFVEKPLKRLTIVKSVRKAAEKQKLVLENRSLKNEIKRLTTREIVGSSPTLRRVIDVATQAAPSMATVLVLGESGTGKELLARYIHDRSARAKRPFVAVNCAAIPETILESELFGHERGAFTGATGKKEGRFAKAAGGTLFLDEIGELSPQVQVKLLRVLQEGEFEPLGGDTEKADVRIVAATNRDLLAEVQAGRFREDLYYRLNVIAITAPPLRARREDIALLVDHFLGLYAAKNGKARLTVSRIALDKLLDYHWPGNVRELENVIERAVVLSRSDTLTEHDLPDAIAHAAPPTPTALTFPIGTPLEEIELRVIKETLRHTKGDKSVAAQLLGISTRTIYRKLDGVPEAAEG, from the coding sequence ATGCAGGGGCCGGAAGCGAGCGAACCGCCGAGCTCGGTAGCGACCAACGACGGTGACATCACGGTGCTGGTCGTCGACGACGAGCGCTCCAACGTGGAGTCGTTGCAGAAGATCTTCGTGCGCGAAAACATGCGCGTCCTCTCGGCCTTCGACGCCAAGCAGGCGCTCGAGCAGGTCCGGTCCCACCGCATCAACGTCGTGCTCACCGACTTGATGATGCCGGGCACGACCGGCCTGGAGCTTCTTCGCGCGGTCAAGCAGGTCACCCCCGAAGTCGAGGTGGTGCTCATGACGGCGTACGGCTCGGTGGAGGCCGCCGTCAGCGCCATGCGGGAGGGCGCGTACGACTTCGTCGAGAAGCCGTTGAAGCGGCTCACCATCGTCAAGAGCGTGCGCAAAGCGGCCGAGAAGCAAAAGCTCGTCCTGGAAAACCGCTCGCTCAAGAACGAGATCAAACGCCTCACCACGCGCGAAATCGTCGGAAGCTCCCCCACGTTGCGCCGCGTGATCGACGTGGCCACGCAAGCCGCACCGAGCATGGCCACGGTGCTCGTCCTGGGCGAGAGCGGCACGGGCAAAGAATTGCTCGCGCGCTACATCCACGACCGCAGCGCCCGTGCCAAGCGGCCCTTTGTCGCGGTCAACTGCGCGGCCATCCCCGAGACCATCCTGGAGAGCGAGCTTTTCGGCCACGAGCGCGGTGCCTTCACCGGCGCGACCGGCAAGAAGGAAGGGCGTTTCGCCAAAGCGGCAGGGGGCACGCTTTTTCTCGACGAAATCGGCGAGCTGTCGCCCCAAGTGCAGGTGAAGCTGCTGCGCGTGCTTCAAGAAGGGGAGTTCGAGCCCCTCGGTGGGGATACGGAAAAGGCCGACGTGCGCATCGTCGCCGCCACCAACCGCGACCTGCTCGCGGAGGTGCAGGCGGGGCGATTTCGCGAAGACCTGTACTACCGCCTCAATGTCATCGCCATCACGGCGCCCCCGCTGCGGGCGCGGCGGGAGGACATTGCGCTGCTCGTGGATCACTTCCTCGGGCTGTACGCGGCCAAGAATGGCAAGGCGCGGCTCACTGTGTCGCGGATCGCGCTGGACAAGTTGCTCGACTACCACTGGCCCGGCAACGTGCGCGAGCTGGAGAACGTCATCGAGCGAGCGGTCGTCCTTTCGCGCAGCGACACGTTGACGGAGCACGATCTCCCCGACGCCATCGCGCATGCCGCGCCACCCACGCCCACCGCGCTGACGTTTCCCATCGGCACCCCGCTCGAAGAAATCGAGCTGCGCGTCATCAAAGAGACGTTGCGTCATACGAAGGGCGACAAGTCCGTCGCCGCCCAATTGCTGGGGATTTCGACCCGCACCATCTACCGCAAACTCGACGGCGTCCCGGAAGCAGCCGAGGGGTAG
- a CDS encoding general secretion pathway protein GspC: protein MAVDQVLKRNFWAVILVLTAVAAFFGASGVTQIIGIGLAADEKQLSTPPLAAKSPALVASATGGHSTSADPILSRNPFDSVTGPLNKVVSEEGPTPGPDLSDPYSAPACDGVKVLIIAASSDEKWSFAALSSGGDNAPSQLRRSGNDFNGKTVEFVGWDRVWLTSGGTRCQAQLFKGDEPAKPPPPPPVPSAPVRGGAPSVSPDIAKGIQKLSATEFNIDRGVVDKILENQAELMRQARIVPVQENGKVVGINLFGVRPDTLLGQLGMENGDRLQKINGFDMASPEKALEAYARLRMADHLTVSINRRGQDVNLDYNIK, encoded by the coding sequence ATGGCGGTCGACCAGGTTCTCAAGCGCAATTTTTGGGCGGTGATTCTCGTACTCACTGCCGTTGCGGCGTTTTTTGGCGCGAGCGGGGTTACGCAGATCATCGGCATCGGCCTCGCGGCGGACGAGAAGCAGCTTTCCACCCCGCCGCTGGCGGCCAAGAGCCCGGCCCTCGTTGCCAGTGCGACAGGCGGGCATTCCACCAGCGCGGATCCCATCCTCTCGCGCAACCCGTTCGATTCGGTGACCGGCCCGCTCAACAAGGTCGTCTCCGAGGAAGGGCCGACCCCGGGGCCGGATCTCAGCGATCCCTATTCGGCGCCGGCGTGCGACGGTGTGAAGGTTCTGATCATCGCGGCGTCGTCGGACGAAAAATGGTCCTTCGCGGCGCTTAGCTCCGGTGGCGACAACGCGCCCTCGCAACTGCGCCGGAGCGGCAACGACTTCAACGGCAAGACCGTGGAATTCGTCGGTTGGGACCGCGTTTGGCTCACCAGCGGCGGCACGCGCTGCCAAGCGCAGCTCTTCAAAGGTGACGAGCCGGCCAAGCCCCCGCCGCCGCCCCCCGTGCCATCGGCCCCCGTGCGCGGTGGCGCACCGTCCGTCAGTCCGGACATCGCGAAGGGCATCCAAAAACTCAGCGCGACGGAGTTCAACATCGATCGCGGAGTGGTCGATAAGATCCTCGAGAATCAGGCGGAATTGATGCGCCAAGCGCGCATCGTGCCCGTGCAGGAAAACGGCAAGGTCGTGGGTATCAACCTCTTTGGCGTGCGGCCCGACACGCTCCTTGGCCAGCTTGGAATGGAGAATGGAGACCGCCTCCAAAAGATCAACGGCTTCGACATGGCCAGCCCCGAAAAGGCTCTCGAAGCGTACGCGCGCCTCCGCATGGCCGACCACTTGACCGTGAGCATCAACCGCCGCGGGCAGGATGTGAATCTCGATTACAACATCAAATAG
- the gspD gene encoding type II secretion system secretin GspD codes for MRKRLSLLAAVSLGTLISGAVRDVRGQTPPTPPPPTRAQPPAATAAPAAPPAAAAPPGAGRAALPTAPAAGAKGKPTESPAGKAQGDTDKLPQFDSAMEFEPRSPNYRVSFSLEDADLPELVRVIGQLTGKRFIFGGKVRNIKASVYSPQKVTVAEAYQAFLSILETNGLTVIPHGRFLKIVETAGIASQSTPTVGPQQGAPVEDRYVTRMHRLRNVNADEVANLLGKFKSKDADVSSYSAGNMLILTDTGTNIRRMMSIVEEIDVGGAGDQIWMETINYASAADIAQRVNELFDIKSGSSSPPPPGPRGAPPPAAASSGGGGAGGGDLHISKILPDERTNKIIIVATEKAYLRILEIIKKMDVPQTTEGEIHVLPLQHADAVELTKTLNEIITGTGGSSGGGGGGQQGRRGQEQSGAQQQGIFEGGVKVSADKATNSIVVTSSMRDYASLRAVVDRLDLPRRSVFIEAVILDLSITRSNQLGFNFHGGDTFGENSDGLVYGGLNPIKSIGLPTASPELLQGLALGVRGPAIPGSENLLGTGITIPSFGLVVQALATATDTDVLSTPHILATDNQKAIINIGENIPLQQNLSLPSFPGLGGTNPQQQAGALGALGGLGGFGGFGGTGARQDVGTKLTITPHLNDSNEVRLELNEEISEAKSAVGTAGVVPITKRNAETMLVVQDQQTVVIGGLMRNRLTHSEEKIPVLGDIPVLGALFRSTKNGMEKTNLILILTPYIIREQADLRTIYERKMEERQQFLDRYFVFSDDSDYQPPKDYSRTNGLVEFIRQSYRGVEERKKLDDLLKPKELITHEPSEPLEMPASPRTPSTNPAPATAPAPSGPIHPGPVRSVPPATPTPSPGVTVTPPTRQINQVER; via the coding sequence ATGAGAAAAAGACTTTCCCTCCTTGCGGCGGTATCCCTAGGTACGCTCATTTCGGGCGCGGTTCGTGACGTTCGCGGTCAAACTCCGCCTACTCCTCCGCCGCCAACCAGAGCGCAGCCTCCTGCTGCCACCGCGGCTCCTGCGGCGCCTCCTGCAGCCGCTGCGCCTCCAGGTGCAGGCCGTGCGGCGCTCCCCACGGCTCCTGCGGCTGGCGCGAAGGGAAAGCCGACCGAGTCGCCGGCTGGTAAAGCGCAGGGCGACACGGACAAGCTTCCGCAGTTCGATTCGGCGATGGAGTTCGAGCCGCGGAGCCCCAACTACCGCGTGTCCTTCTCACTGGAAGATGCGGACCTGCCGGAGCTCGTGCGCGTCATCGGGCAGCTCACGGGCAAGCGGTTCATCTTTGGCGGCAAGGTGCGCAACATCAAGGCGAGCGTCTACTCGCCGCAAAAAGTCACCGTGGCCGAGGCCTACCAGGCGTTCCTGTCCATCCTGGAGACCAATGGCCTCACCGTCATTCCGCACGGCCGCTTTCTGAAGATCGTCGAGACGGCGGGCATCGCGTCGCAGTCCACACCCACGGTCGGCCCGCAGCAGGGCGCCCCGGTGGAGGATCGCTACGTCACGCGCATGCACCGTCTGCGCAACGTCAACGCCGACGAGGTGGCGAACCTGCTCGGCAAATTCAAGAGCAAGGACGCGGACGTCTCCTCGTACAGCGCCGGCAACATGCTCATCCTCACGGACACGGGGACGAACATCCGCCGCATGATGTCCATCGTGGAGGAGATCGACGTCGGGGGCGCGGGCGATCAAATCTGGATGGAGACCATCAATTACGCGTCCGCGGCGGACATCGCCCAGCGCGTGAACGAGCTGTTCGACATCAAGAGCGGCTCGAGTTCTCCGCCACCTCCGGGCCCGCGCGGCGCACCACCCCCGGCGGCAGCCAGCAGCGGTGGCGGCGGTGCGGGAGGGGGGGATCTCCACATTTCGAAGATCCTCCCGGACGAGCGCACCAACAAGATCATCATCGTCGCGACCGAGAAGGCGTACCTGCGCATCCTCGAGATCATCAAGAAGATGGACGTGCCGCAAACGACGGAGGGCGAAATCCACGTCCTTCCATTGCAGCACGCCGACGCCGTCGAGCTCACCAAGACCTTGAACGAGATCATCACCGGCACCGGCGGCAGCTCCGGTGGTGGCGGCGGCGGTCAGCAGGGGCGGCGGGGCCAGGAGCAAAGTGGTGCGCAGCAACAGGGCATCTTCGAAGGTGGTGTCAAAGTCAGCGCCGACAAGGCCACCAACTCGATTGTCGTCACATCGTCGATGCGTGACTACGCGTCACTGCGCGCGGTGGTCGACAGGCTCGACCTTCCGCGTCGCTCCGTGTTCATCGAGGCCGTCATCCTCGACCTTTCGATCACGCGTTCGAACCAACTCGGGTTCAACTTCCACGGTGGCGACACCTTCGGCGAGAACAGCGACGGTCTCGTTTACGGCGGTTTGAATCCCATCAAATCGATCGGCCTGCCCACCGCCAGCCCCGAGCTGCTCCAAGGCCTCGCACTCGGCGTTCGCGGACCGGCGATTCCGGGCTCGGAAAACCTGCTCGGTACCGGCATCACCATTCCGTCGTTCGGCCTCGTCGTTCAAGCGCTCGCCACGGCGACGGACACCGACGTTCTCTCGACGCCGCACATCCTGGCCACGGACAACCAGAAGGCGATCATCAACATCGGCGAGAACATCCCGCTGCAGCAAAACCTGAGCCTCCCGTCGTTCCCTGGCCTCGGCGGCACCAATCCGCAGCAGCAGGCCGGCGCGCTCGGTGCCTTGGGTGGTTTGGGCGGATTCGGTGGCTTCGGTGGTACCGGCGCCCGTCAGGACGTCGGCACCAAGCTGACCATCACGCCGCACTTGAACGACTCGAACGAGGTGCGCCTCGAGCTGAACGAGGAAATCAGCGAGGCGAAGTCCGCCGTCGGTACCGCCGGCGTGGTTCCCATCACCAAGCGCAATGCCGAGACCATGCTGGTCGTGCAGGATCAGCAGACGGTGGTCATCGGTGGTTTGATGCGAAATCGCCTGACCCACTCGGAGGAAAAAATCCCGGTGTTGGGCGACATACCCGTACTGGGTGCGCTGTTTCGCTCCACGAAGAACGGGATGGAAAAGACGAACCTCATCCTCATTTTGACGCCGTACATCATCCGCGAGCAGGCGGATTTGCGTACGATTTACGAGCGCAAGATGGAAGAGCGTCAACAATTCCTGGATCGCTATTTCGTATTCAGCGACGACTCGGATTACCAGCCGCCCAAGGACTATTCGCGCACCAACGGGCTCGTCGAATTCATTCGTCAAAGCTACCGCGGTGTCGAAGAGCGCAAGAAGCTCGACGATCTGTTGAAGCCGAAGGAGCTCATCACGCACGAGCCGAGTGAGCCGCTGGAGATGCCCGCCTCGCCGCGCACGCCCTCCACCAACCCGGCGCCCGCCACGGCTCCGGCGCCCTCCGGTCCGATTCACCCGGGCCCCGTTCGCAGTGTGCCGCCGGCCACGCCCACACCTTCGCCGGGTGTGACGGTCACGCCGCCGACCCGGCAGATCAACCAGGTGGAGCGCTAA
- the gspE gene encoding type II secretion system ATPase GspE, with amino-acid sequence MAEERFMGELLARRGVVPPERLEGIFAIQKEKGGSLIDLLVDAQITDEATVARTLADEAELPYVDRIESEKIPTQLATRVPITFAKQHKIVVIHEDERVMHAICADPFDTAALDDLRLLFGKPVEAQVAPGEQVVDAINRVYERVAGGGELETDEADVSEDDAASDILDSDDEAPVIRWVNSLFLHAMKERASDIHIEPEEKEVLVRYRIDGDLYIKRRAPRAFMNAIVSRIKIESALNIAEKRLPQDGRIAKKIAGKSFDIRVSTIPTSRSYERIVMRLLNKSSVLLDLPDLGFSPRDYALMDGLIRRPDGIILVTGPTGSGKTTTLYACINRINRPDLNILTAEDPVEYEIGGIHQVHVNPKIGLTFASALRAFLRQDPDVVMVGEIRDKETVEIAINASLTGHLVLSTIHTNDAAGAVTRMVDMGVEPFLIRSSVIGILAQRLVRVLCPHCKEAYPAEDFELEELGIDQGRIRLRKSRRNNTQSRYFPRTATEPDILDIPAGTRPTFFRPKGCSRCANTGFSGRRGIYELLMMDDAVGPLILKNADAQTLKRTAIEQGMDSLRDDGARKVLNGLTSVEEVLAATQEDVGVGDDGSTVSAGAMPVAAAR; translated from the coding sequence ATGGCCGAAGAGCGCTTCATGGGCGAGCTCCTCGCACGGCGCGGTGTGGTTCCGCCCGAGCGCCTCGAGGGCATTTTCGCCATTCAAAAGGAAAAGGGCGGCTCGCTCATCGACTTGCTCGTCGATGCGCAGATCACCGACGAAGCCACGGTGGCGCGCACCTTGGCCGACGAGGCGGAGCTCCCGTACGTCGACCGCATCGAGTCGGAGAAGATCCCGACGCAGCTCGCCACGCGCGTGCCCATCACCTTCGCCAAGCAGCACAAGATCGTGGTCATCCACGAGGACGAGCGCGTGATGCACGCCATCTGCGCCGATCCGTTCGACACCGCGGCTCTGGACGATCTGCGCTTGCTCTTCGGCAAGCCCGTGGAGGCGCAGGTCGCGCCCGGTGAGCAGGTCGTCGATGCCATCAACCGCGTCTACGAGCGCGTCGCCGGCGGCGGCGAGCTCGAGACGGACGAAGCCGACGTGTCCGAGGACGACGCGGCGAGCGACATTCTCGACAGCGACGACGAGGCGCCGGTCATTCGTTGGGTCAACTCCCTCTTTCTCCACGCGATGAAGGAGAGGGCCAGCGATATTCATATCGAGCCGGAAGAAAAAGAAGTCTTGGTCCGCTATCGCATCGACGGCGACCTTTACATCAAGCGCCGCGCCCCGCGTGCCTTCATGAACGCCATCGTCTCGCGCATCAAAATCGAGAGTGCGCTCAACATCGCGGAAAAGCGCCTTCCGCAAGACGGCCGCATCGCCAAAAAGATCGCCGGAAAGAGCTTCGACATCCGCGTCAGCACCATCCCCACGAGCCGCTCCTACGAGCGCATCGTCATGCGTCTATTGAACAAATCGAGCGTGCTCCTCGATTTGCCGGACCTGGGATTCTCCCCGCGCGATTACGCGCTGATGGACGGGCTCATTCGACGTCCGGACGGCATCATTCTCGTTACGGGACCCACGGGTTCCGGAAAGACGACCACGCTCTACGCGTGCATCAACCGCATCAACCGGCCCGACTTGAACATCCTCACCGCGGAGGATCCGGTCGAGTACGAGATTGGCGGCATCCACCAGGTGCACGTGAACCCGAAAATCGGGCTCACCTTCGCCAGCGCGCTGCGCGCCTTTCTCCGCCAGGATCCGGACGTGGTCATGGTCGGTGAGATCCGTGACAAGGAAACGGTGGAAATTGCGATCAACGCATCGCTCACCGGTCACTTGGTGCTCTCGACGATCCACACCAACGACGCGGCCGGCGCCGTCACGCGTATGGTCGACATGGGCGTCGAGCCGTTCCTCATTCGCTCCAGCGTCATCGGCATTCTCGCGCAACGCCTCGTGCGCGTGCTCTGCCCGCACTGCAAGGAAGCGTACCCCGCAGAGGACTTCGAGCTGGAGGAGCTGGGCATCGACCAAGGGCGCATCCGCCTGCGCAAGTCGCGTCGAAACAATACGCAATCGCGTTATTTCCCGCGCACGGCGACCGAGCCGGACATTCTCGACATTCCTGCGGGCACGCGCCCCACGTTCTTTCGCCCCAAGGGCTGCTCGCGTTGTGCGAACACCGGCTTTTCCGGCCGGCGCGGTATCTACGAGCTTCTCATGATGGATGATGCGGTGGGCCCGCTCATCTTGAAGAACGCCGACGCGCAGACGTTGAAGCGCACGGCCATCGAGCAAGGCATGGACAGCTTGCGCGACGACGGCGCACGCAAAGTCTTGAACGGCCTCACCAGCGTCGAGGAAGTGCTCGCGGCCACGCAAGAAGACGTCGGCGTGGGCGACGATGGATCCACGGTGTCGGCGGGGGCAATGCCCGTCGCTGCGGCGAGGTAG
- a CDS encoding type II secretion system F family protein, translated as MAVFEYRGLLVASGKQVHGVRDADNAKVLRGLLKREGILLTSAHEETAAHAEGRKNKLDLFAFFRRVSITDVAMMTRQLATLVMAGIPLVEAVAALTDQVEKLELKRVLTQVRDRLNEGISLAKALEPHPKIFPPLYVNMVAAGEASGTLETVLERLSDFMEGQARLRSKVSSALAYPILMLIIGTVLIAVMMVAVVPKITSIFASLDRALPWYTSLLIMVSNALKSNEMVGFVLMLFTMIAIRKASTAPQTDEKDKPAGPAVKKSLGPAAFVAMGLGIFILLLFFYVESVVSFIIGLGLGFLVGLAVSRLLKYIATPTGKVWKDSFLLKLPIFGALFRMLAVARFSRTLATLLQSGVPLLKAMNIVRNVLGNARLEKVVEEATGSIREGESIAAPLRRSREFPPIVTHMIAVGEKSGQLEQMLENVARAYDTQVDTRVQAMTSLLEPLIIVFMGGGVGFIAFSILMPLIQMNDFVQ; from the coding sequence ATGGCGGTTTTCGAGTACCGGGGACTGCTCGTCGCATCCGGCAAACAAGTGCACGGCGTGCGCGACGCCGACAATGCCAAGGTGCTACGCGGGTTGCTCAAGCGCGAAGGCATCCTCCTCACCAGCGCGCACGAGGAGACGGCCGCGCACGCGGAGGGTCGCAAGAACAAGCTTGACCTCTTCGCCTTCTTCCGCCGCGTCAGCATCACCGACGTGGCCATGATGACCCGCCAGCTGGCCACGTTGGTCATGGCCGGCATTCCGCTGGTGGAGGCCGTCGCCGCGCTCACCGATCAAGTGGAAAAGCTGGAGTTGAAGCGCGTCCTCACCCAGGTGCGCGACCGCTTGAACGAAGGTATTTCGCTGGCGAAGGCGCTGGAGCCGCACCCCAAGATTTTCCCGCCGCTCTACGTGAACATGGTCGCCGCCGGCGAGGCCTCGGGCACCCTCGAGACCGTGCTCGAGCGCCTGTCCGACTTCATGGAAGGCCAGGCCAGGCTGCGCTCCAAGGTGAGCTCCGCGCTCGCGTACCCGATCCTGATGCTCATCATCGGCACGGTGCTCATCGCGGTCATGATGGTGGCCGTCGTGCCGAAGATCACGAGCATCTTCGCCAGCCTCGACCGCGCGCTGCCTTGGTACACCTCGCTGCTCATCATGGTGTCGAACGCCCTCAAATCGAACGAGATGGTGGGCTTCGTCCTGATGCTCTTCACCATGATCGCCATCCGCAAGGCGTCGACCGCCCCGCAGACGGACGAGAAGGACAAGCCGGCGGGGCCCGCCGTGAAGAAATCGCTCGGGCCGGCGGCCTTCGTGGCCATGGGCCTCGGCATCTTCATTCTGCTGCTCTTCTTCTACGTCGAGTCGGTGGTGTCCTTCATCATCGGCCTCGGGTTGGGCTTCCTCGTGGGCCTCGCGGTCTCGCGCCTGCTCAAGTACATCGCCACGCCGACCGGCAAAGTGTGGAAGGACTCGTTCCTCCTGAAGCTGCCCATCTTCGGCGCGCTCTTCCGCATGCTCGCGGTCGCGCGTTTCTCACGCACGCTCGCCACCTTGCTTCAGAGCGGCGTGCCGCTGCTCAAGGCCATGAACATCGTGCGCAACGTGCTCGGCAATGCGCGCCTCGAAAAAGTCGTGGAAGAGGCCACGGGATCCATTCGCGAGGGCGAGTCGATCGCCGCGCCCCTGCGGCGCAGCCGCGAGTTTCCTCCCATCGTGACCCACATGATCGCGGTCGGCGAAAAGAGCGGCCAGCTCGAGCAAATGCTGGAAAACGTAGCCCGCGCTTACGATACGCAGGTGGACACGCGCGTGCAGGCAATGACCAGCCTGCTCGAGCCGCTCATCATCGTGTTCATGGGCGGCGGCGTCGGGTTCATCGCCTTCTCGATTTTGATGCCGCTGATTCAGATGAACGACTTCGTGCAATAG
- a CDS encoding type II secretion system protein GspG: MARRRESTVFFPWEKKRGLLGVVGRARGRLLLSIVALIAFVVLVWGREEHAAALRATRATLTTTTRAVTAYRADHGGKCPASLSDLVAGGYTRDVPIDAWGRPLRLTCPGRRDAASFEVSSDGPDGLPGGLDRVE; the protein is encoded by the coding sequence ATGGCGCGGCGTAGAGAATCGACGGTCTTCTTCCCCTGGGAGAAAAAGCGGGGTCTGCTCGGTGTGGTCGGGCGGGCCCGCGGCCGTTTGTTGCTCTCCATCGTGGCGCTCATCGCCTTCGTCGTTCTGGTGTGGGGCAGGGAGGAGCACGCTGCAGCACTGCGTGCCACACGTGCCACGCTGACGACGACCACGCGCGCGGTCACCGCGTATCGGGCCGATCACGGGGGGAAATGTCCGGCGTCACTGTCGGATTTGGTGGCCGGCGGCTACACGCGCGACGTGCCCATCGACGCCTGGGGTCGGCCCTTGCGGCTGACGTGCCCCGGTCGTCGCGATGCAGCAAGCTTCGAAGTGTCGAGTGACGGTCCCGACGGGTTGCCAGGAGGGCTCGATCGGGTGGAGTAA
- a CDS encoding type II secretion system GspH family protein — MSRASRERGVTLIEILIVLAIIGLIAGGVAMTAIPKFQDAQKQTTRQSAQVLRQAAQLWRTTGGGDCPTVEVLKRDKQLESSSKLSDAWDQPFKILCDDDETTVVSNGPDKKEGTADDIRVPAPEAPAK, encoded by the coding sequence ATGAGCCGAGCATCGCGCGAGCGCGGTGTGACCCTCATCGAGATCCTGATCGTGCTCGCGATCATCGGGCTCATTGCGGGCGGTGTCGCCATGACCGCGATCCCCAAGTTCCAGGACGCGCAGAAGCAGACGACCCGGCAGAGCGCGCAGGTTCTGCGTCAGGCCGCCCAATTGTGGCGCACCACCGGCGGCGGCGACTGCCCCACGGTCGAAGTGTTGAAGCGCGACAAGCAGCTCGAGTCGTCGTCCAAGTTGAGCGACGCGTGGGATCAGCCGTTTAAGATCCTCTGCGACGATGACGAGACCACGGTGGTGAGCAACGGCCCGGACAAAAAAGAGGGAACGGCGGACGACATTCGCGTGCCGGCGCCGGAAGCCCCCGCGAAGTAA
- a CDS encoding prepilin-type N-terminal cleavage/methylation domain-containing protein produces MSCPISTSQPRKFSLLRAARRGMTLVEILIVMVIIALIMGGIIMGSGQVSSARLRASSSLITSAIKTAYTRSNAVSKSVRLVFDFEENTLWLEEASRPMVVQSKDLTATGGAEPATVAEQAAVAEGERIVKGPMAPRASFRAVPAADLTSHEPGGKRSLPRGITFREIQTFHDDQPRTEGRAYLYFWSGGQTERASIQVRVGKSDEDAQTLTLLVSPLTGKVTIEKGPVALKLPTDDKEASEREESSF; encoded by the coding sequence ATGAGCTGCCCAATCTCCACCAGCCAACCGCGGAAGTTTTCGCTTCTTCGTGCCGCGCGTCGCGGCATGACGTTGGTGGAGATCCTCATCGTGATGGTCATCATCGCGCTGATCATGGGCGGCATCATCATGGGCTCGGGCCAGGTGTCGAGCGCGCGCCTTCGCGCATCGAGCAGCTTGATCACCAGCGCCATCAAGACCGCGTACACGCGCTCCAATGCGGTCTCCAAGAGCGTGCGCTTGGTGTTCGACTTCGAGGAGAACACCTTGTGGCTCGAGGAGGCGAGCCGCCCGATGGTGGTCCAATCGAAGGACCTCACCGCCACGGGCGGCGCCGAGCCGGCAACGGTCGCGGAGCAGGCGGCGGTGGCCGAGGGCGAACGCATCGTCAAAGGCCCCATGGCGCCACGTGCTTCCTTTCGCGCGGTGCCCGCCGCGGATTTGACCTCGCACGAGCCGGGCGGCAAACGCTCGCTCCCGCGCGGCATCACGTTCCGCGAGATCCAGACCTTTCACGATGACCAACCGCGCACGGAGGGGCGTGCATATCTGTATTTCTGGTCGGGCGGACAGACCGAGCGCGCATCGATTCAAGTGCGCGTGGGCAAGTCGGACGAGGATGCGCAGACGCTGACGCTTCTCGTCTCGCCGCTCACCGGCAAGGTCACCATCGAAAAGGGCCCCGTCGCGCTGAAGCTGCCGACGGACGACAAAGAGGCTTCCGAACGCGAGGAGAGCTCGTTTTGA